The following proteins are co-located in the Larimichthys crocea isolate SSNF chromosome XXIV, L_crocea_2.0, whole genome shotgun sequence genome:
- the ttc9 gene encoding tetratricopeptide repeat protein 9A, translated as MSVIKAGHDGRVDGGRGSHTDNGSGSPRLQQCAQPPNSSGGSSRTKDARYQQQLQQQRHHGASMLKQPSHNEPADVVRRALDFKCQGTQCYKDKKYREAIGKYHRALLEIKGLCRVLGDPDTSSKPPSPLLPTISKSTTLTDEQKGAMENAELECYNSLAACLLQMELVNYERVKEYCLKVLHKEGKNFKALYRSGVAYYHLGDFQKALYYLKESHKQEPSDTNVIRYIQLTEMKIRRNAQRDKKEAT; from the exons atgagcgtGATCAAAGCTGGGCACGACGGGAGGGTGGACGGTGGAAGAGGCAGCCACACCGACAACGGCAGCGGCTCTCCGAGGCTCCAGCAGTGCGCTCAGCCTCCCaacagcagcggcggcagcagccgGACCAAAGATGCCAGatatcagcagcagctccagcagcagaggCATCATGGTGCGTCGATGCTGAAACAACCGTCTCACAACGAGCCAGCCGACGTCGTGAGGCGGGCGCTGGACTTCAAGTGCCAAGGCACCCAGTGCTACAAGGATAAGAAGTACCGAGAGGCGATTGGCAAGTATCACCGCGCTCTGTTGGAGATTAAGGGGCTGTGCAGGGTGCTGGGAGACCCGGACACCAGCTCCAAGCCTCCGTCCCCCCTCCTGCCCACCATCAGCAAGTCCACCACGCTGACAGATGAGCAGAAGGGGGCCATGGAGAATGCAGAGCTGGAGTGTTACAACAGCTTGGCGG ccTGCTTGTTGCAAATGGAGCTGGTGAACTATGAGCGAGTGAAGGAGTACTGcctcaaagtgcttcacaagGAGGGGAAGAACTTCAAAGCTCTGTACCGATCCGGCGTGGCCTATTACCACCTAGGAGACTTCCAGAAGGCGCTGTACTACCTGAAGGAGTCGCACAAACAGGAACCATCAG aCACCAATGTCATCCGCTACATCCAGCTGACAGAGATGAAGATTCGCCGGAATGCCCAGAGGGACAAGAAAGAGGCGACATAA
- the med6 gene encoding mediator of RNA polymerase II transcription subunit 6 translates to MTEVSADEFEDKDWTFVIEGENKGHRKVLASADINLKRFASPTPTQTDLTLKLKPLSIKVVEATLKLSLSCVFVREGKATDEDMQSLASLMSVKPADIGNLDDFNESDEEEDKKSTSTQLRTAVTFFIRFTDNLLGISWVDSGWVPILNPGNVLDYFSERSNPFYDRTCNNEVVKMQRLTLEHLNQMVGVEYILLHAQEPILYIIRKQQRQSPTQVIPMADYYIIAGVVYQAPDLGTVISSRALSAVHGIQSAFDEAMSYCRYHPSKGYWWHFKDQEEREKAKPKSKKKEEPSSLFQRHRVDTLLLDLRSKFPPTFYQPKPGEKPIPVEVKKEPEPPAEAVKQEEREPATKSSAPAPPSKPPPEKRARLQ, encoded by the exons atgaca GAGGTCAGTGCTGATGAGTTTGAGGACAAAGACTGGACATTTGTCATTGAAGGT GAGAACAAGGGGCATCGTAAGGTGCTGGCATCAGCAGACATCAACCTGAAGCGGTTTGCCAGTCCCACGCCGACCCAGACTGACCTGACATTGAAGCTGAAGCCGTTGTCTATCAAAGTGGTGGAAGCCACGCTCAAGCTGTCGCTGTCATGTGTATTTGTTCGGGAGGGGAAAGCCAC TGATGAAGACATGCAGAGTCTGGCCAGTCTGATGAGCGTCAAACCTGCAGACATTGGCAACCTGGATGACTTCAACGAgagtgatgaagaagaggacAAGAAGTCT ACCAGCACACAGCTCAGGACGGCGGTTACATTTTTCATTCGGTTCACAGACAACCTTCTCGGGATATCCTGGGTCGACAGCGGCTGGGTCCCGATTCTTAACCCCGGAAATGTGCTGGACTACTTCTCTGAGAGAAGCAACCCCTTCTATGACCGAACCTGTAACAACGAGGTGGTGAAGATGCAGCGGCTTACTCTGGAGCATCTGAA TCAGATGGTGGGAGTGGAGTACATTCTTCTTCATGCTCAGGAGCCAATTCTTTATATAATCCGTAAACAGCAGAGGCAGTCACCAACACAAG TAATTCCCATGGCCGACTACTACATCATAGCAGGAGTGGTGTATCAGGCCCCAGACCTGGGAACAGTGATCAGCTCCAGAGCG CTCTCTGCCGTCCACGGGATCCAGTCTGCTTTTGATGAGGCCATGTCGTACTGCCGCTATCACCCATCCAAAGGATACTGGTGGCACTTCAAGGATCAGGAGGAGAGAG AGAAAGCCAAGCCCAAGtcgaagaagaaagaggaaccGAGCTCACTGTTTCAGAGGCACCGTGTCGACACACTGCTTTTGGACCTCAGGTCCAAGTTTCCACCAACATTCTACCAG CCGAAGCCCGGTGAAAAGCCGATTCCAG tggaggtgaagaaggagccTGAACCTCCCGCAGAAGCTGTAAAACAAGAGGAAAGGGAACCAGCCACAAAGTCCTCCGCCCCGGCACCACCAAGCAAACCGCCTCCTGAGAAGAGAGCACGACTGCAGTGA